The proteins below come from a single Patescibacteria group bacterium genomic window:
- a CDS encoding DUF5752 family protein, whose amino-acid sequence MPEETLSADIARSYLRDVEPMWKAFWFHMHLVAKNLEEFAAGLAAVNADIYAYHASGQKNDFAAWVQEVIGDSVLARRLEAASDQATAASIVRERVEELRASLR is encoded by the coding sequence ATGCCCGAAGAGACCCTGAGCGCGGACATCGCCCGCAGTTACCTGCGCGACGTCGAACCCATGTGGAAGGCCTTTTGGTTCCACATGCATCTTGTCGCGAAGAACCTGGAGGAATTCGCCGCCGGACTCGCCGCCGTGAACGCGGACATCTACGCTTACCACGCGAGCGGCCAGAAGAACGATTTCGCCGCCTGGGTCCAGGAGGTCATCGGCGACAGTGTGCTTGCGCGGCGTCTCGAAGCCGCAAGCGACCAGGCCACGGCCGCGAGCATCGTCCGGGAACGGGTCGAAGAGCTGCGTGCCAGTCTCAGATAA